The following are encoded in a window of Clostridia bacterium genomic DNA:
- a CDS encoding InlB B-repeat-containing protein, producing MKRKSYLALLLVIVMLSTLVLSACNDKAYIKFDTNGGSSIDDIEITKDFQMPANPTKADKKFAGWFTDTGLTQPFLDKNVNNITKTTTIHAKWLSKYTIEFETNGGSIVDSLTTFESETIIQPADPTKVGYIFQGWFSDITLEKPYVFTTMPNADTTLYAKWAVEIYDANFDTDGGTVIEKTTVGYDSLLIRPADPTKDGYTFDGWYKDNKFTTLWNFATDKATGDVTLYAKWSVFVNAEVTNIQYCEGSLFWDKSASATSYQIIVDGGEPRTVAINIFPLPNFALGEKHTIEIIAKGNGKDSKPVTFTFTVQESTYAPISSGELIGQKVVETSTFILFKGMQYTFGTGAKIEILAQTAQDSIDLIEDNEKLVASKVGYAIIRLTKGEKVAIWKVRIVDYSTTFTQGANYSNYQDTVDNLVKESTKLGFLDTIAVPYTIGSANLFVPDFNVAVGLFNAFPVTYTIKVDGVSKSMSEYATLTNNSIQFNALAVGKNIELTIKPTYQTNMTPLIMTFVVNDGHNVYTQEGMKTCFLDLEIHTVNLLRSLLLTTPHTSENFLDKESECNCIGRTYFDNKENFYIVEEKNGNYYTKVYNQATKDGVVTYDDAVVTRSIDGTTITFTRTDDGVEETVTANLLIDIKTNKPLGHARPNDGNSMGSQKEQNCNPFVRFSDNKDNTITVNGNYFTVDGKGLARLGVCEKGIGGNASHGIFTEFVGDVKTNKLANSYQAIFQNAVVMADGTYPAKLTGITRSPAPGDWNKMVFNNLKIIGNNKRPDGTDAWGKPVNEHYYETSGFICIKGYGDIDVNNCILTEGSSGVCYHGGGEPVLNSSGIVKNTRIYNTNAFAISTWGCYDTTVENCHLSRAGGPLINLQDYFGTQYDKVVDGKVFSCDPRYTFKGDNTFDNWVSGTELWFVASGFSAAAQTLKGPLNDNVKLFTANSMQAIKTSANAEMVNFIICGVGEAGNAASGINPCWDIKFISADGKVTYNITRPYYYQVDSDNTTPDYNYNDPRKQGGMFMAPVNEYSQVTAFASAVATATNEVRTALGKAQQGLTLTPKEQFIVGVYQQQQNNAEKTVAYITMYNTMMTQSFLGSATSDLLEFRGSAGPMQLMGVIEYIPAQKP from the coding sequence ATGAAAAGAAAATCATATCTTGCGCTATTGTTAGTAATAGTAATGTTATCTACGTTAGTTCTAAGCGCTTGTAACGATAAAGCTTATATTAAGTTTGATACAAACGGTGGAAGTAGCATAGACGATATCGAGATTACCAAAGATTTCCAAATGCCTGCTAACCCCACAAAAGCAGACAAAAAGTTTGCAGGTTGGTTTACGGATACCGGCTTGACACAACCTTTTTTGGATAAAAATGTTAACAACATAACTAAAACAACAACCATTCACGCTAAGTGGCTAAGCAAATACACTATCGAATTTGAAACAAACGGCGGTAGTATAGTTGATTCGCTTACGACTTTTGAGAGCGAAACCATTATTCAACCGGCAGACCCTACCAAGGTTGGCTATATTTTTCAAGGTTGGTTTAGCGACATTACACTTGAAAAGCCTTATGTTTTCACCACGATGCCAAATGCCGATACAACGCTCTACGCAAAGTGGGCAGTCGAAATTTATGACGCAAACTTTGATACGGACGGCGGAACGGTAATAGAAAAAACAACCGTTGGTTACGACTCGCTTTTAATTAGACCCGCCGACCCTACAAAAGATGGTTATACTTTTGATGGTTGGTATAAAGACAACAAATTTACTACCTTATGGAACTTTGCAACAGATAAAGCAACCGGCGACGTTACTCTTTACGCAAAATGGAGCGTATTTGTTAACGCCGAAGTTACAAATATTCAATATTGCGAAGGAAGTCTATTTTGGGATAAATCTGCTTCGGCAACTTCTTATCAAATAATAGTAGACGGCGGAGAACCTCGTACTGTCGCCATTAATATTTTTCCTTTACCTAACTTTGCTTTGGGCGAAAAACATACCATAGAAATTATAGCAAAAGGCAACGGAAAAGATAGTAAACCCGTAACGTTTACTTTTACGGTACAAGAGTCAACCTACGCTCCAATTAGTTCGGGCGAATTAATCGGTCAAAAAGTAGTTGAAACTAGCACTTTTATATTGTTTAAAGGAATGCAGTATACTTTTGGCACGGGCGCAAAAATTGAAATTTTAGCTCAAACAGCGCAAGATAGCATTGATTTAATTGAAGATAATGAAAAGTTAGTTGCAAGTAAAGTAGGTTACGCTATTATTAGACTTACAAAAGGCGAAAAAGTCGCAATTTGGAAAGTAAGAATTGTCGACTATTCTACCACTTTCACACAAGGCGCTAATTATTCAAATTATCAAGATACCGTTGATAATCTAGTTAAGGAAAGTACCAAATTAGGTTTCTTAGATACGATAGCCGTACCATATACTATTGGTTCTGCTAACTTATTTGTTCCTGACTTTAACGTTGCAGTCGGTTTATTTAACGCTTTCCCCGTAACTTATACAATTAAGGTTGACGGCGTAAGCAAATCAATGAGCGAATACGCTACGCTTACAAACAATTCTATTCAATTTAACGCCTTAGCTGTTGGAAAGAATATTGAACTTACAATCAAGCCAACTTACCAAACAAATATGACTCCGCTTATTATGACTTTTGTAGTCAACGACGGTCATAACGTTTATACCCAAGAAGGTATGAAGACTTGCTTCCTTGACCTTGAAATTCACACTGTAAACTTACTTCGTTCGCTATTGCTAACAACCCCTCACACAAGCGAGAACTTTTTGGATAAGGAAAGCGAATGTAATTGCATAGGTAGAACTTATTTTGACAACAAAGAGAATTTCTATATTGTTGAAGAAAAAAATGGAAATTACTATACAAAGGTTTACAATCAAGCTACAAAAGACGGCGTAGTCACATACGACGATGCAGTTGTTACTCGTTCTATCGATGGAACCACCATTACTTTTACAAGAACCGATGACGGCGTAGAAGAAACAGTCACCGCAAATCTTCTTATAGATATTAAAACAAACAAACCCTTAGGACACGCAAGACCTAACGACGGTAACTCTATGGGTAGTCAAAAAGAGCAAAATTGCAACCCCTTTGTAAGATTTAGCGATAACAAAGACAATACCATAACTGTAAACGGCAATTACTTTACGGTAGACGGCAAGGGACTTGCTCGTTTAGGCGTATGCGAAAAAGGTATTGGCGGTAACGCTTCGCACGGTATATTTACTGAATTTGTTGGCGATGTTAAGACAAACAAACTTGCAAATAGTTATCAAGCAATTTTCCAAAATGCGGTTGTTATGGCTGACGGCACTTATCCTGCCAAACTTACCGGCATTACTCGTTCGCCGGCACCGGGCGACTGGAATAAAATGGTCTTTAATAATTTAAAGATTATCGGCAACAACAAACGCCCCGACGGCACAGATGCCTGGGGCAAACCCGTAAATGAGCATTACTACGAAACTAGCGGTTTTATTTGCATTAAAGGCTATGGCGACATTGACGTTAATAACTGTATATTAACCGAAGGTTCTAGCGGTGTTTGTTATCACGGCGGTGGAGAACCCGTGCTAAATTCTAGCGGTATTGTAAAGAACACTCGAATTTATAACACAAACGCTTTTGCCATAAGCACTTGGGGCTGTTATGATACAACGGTCGAAAACTGTCACTTATCAAGAGCTGGCGGTCCGCTTATCAATCTACAAGACTATTTTGGAACGCAATACGACAAGGTTGTTGACGGTAAAGTCTTTTCTTGCGACCCTCGTTATACTTTTAAAGGCGACAATACCTTTGATAACTGGGTATCAGGCACAGAACTTTGGTTTGTAGCAAGTGGATTTAGCGCTGCCGCTCAAACCCTTAAAGGACCATTAAACGATAATGTTAAATTGTTTACCGCAAACTCTATGCAAGCGATAAAAACTTCGGCAAACGCCGAAATGGTTAACTTTATTATATGTGGCGTGGGGGAAGCAGGTAACGCAGCCTCAGGTATTAACCCTTGTTGGGACATTAAATTTATTAGCGCCGACGGTAAAGTAACCTACAATATTACTAGACCATATTACTATCAAGTTGATAGCGATAACACAACTCCCGATTACAATTATAACGACCCTCGTAAACAAGGTGGAATGTTTATGGCGCCTGTAAACGAATATTCGCAAGTTACAGCATTTGCAAGTGCAGTGGCTACGGCAACTAACGAGGTTAGAACAGCTCTCGGCAAGGCGCAACAAGGTTTGACCTTAACGCCCAAAGAACAATTTATTGTTGGAGTTTATCAACAACAACAAAATAACGCTGAAAAAACAGTCGCTTATATCACTATGTATAACACTATGATGACACAGTCATTTTTAGGCTCGGCTACAAGCGATTTGCTCGAATTTAGAGGTTCTGCCGGTCCAATGCAGTTAATGGGCGTAATCGAATATATTCCAGCTCAAAAGCCATAG
- a CDS encoding helix-turn-helix transcriptional regulator — MEDLKIIIAENLIDLRKQNKMTQSELAERLNYTDKAVSKWEHGDACPPIEVLSEIANMYNVTVDYLTHRGTVKEKSAFVLKNKKNNKIIIALLAVSLVWILATIFFVYCKIIGNYVFWQVFLWAIPASATLLIIFNGIWGRRKYGVIYVSIHIWSLLVCFYIQFIAYNLWPIFILGAPVQIAIVLWYNLKKQ; from the coding sequence ATGGAAGATTTAAAAATAATAATTGCTGAAAACTTAATAGATTTGCGTAAGCAAAATAAAATGACCCAATCCGAACTTGCCGAACGACTAAATTATACGGATAAAGCAGTGTCAAAATGGGAGCACGGCGACGCCTGTCCCCCGATTGAGGTGCTTAGTGAAATTGCAAATATGTATAATGTCACTGTCGACTATTTAACGCATCGTGGCACTGTAAAAGAAAAGTCTGCATTTGTGCTTAAAAATAAGAAAAATAATAAAATTATTATTGCTTTGCTTGCCGTTTCGCTTGTATGGATACTGGCTACTATTTTCTTCGTGTATTGTAAAATAATAGGAAACTATGTATTCTGGCAAGTGTTCTTGTGGGCAATTCCGGCGTCTGCGACTCTACTTATAATTTTTAACGGCATTTGGGGAAGAAGAAAATATGGCGTAATTTACGTTTCTATCCATATTTGGTCGCTACTTGTATGTTTCTATATTCAATTTATAGCCTACAACTTATGGCCAATTTTTATACTAGGCGCTCCTGTTCAAATAGCCATTGTGCTTTGGTACAATCTTAAAAAACAATAG